The window AAATCGCGTACTTGAGGAGTCCTGGCCGTGAACGGCTAGCATCGCCCCTTGATTGTCGGCTGATTGTCGGCGGAGTCGAGATCGGGGTGGGCGTCGTGTCGGTGGAGCCGCGGATCGCGGTGGCCGTGGTGACCATGGGGACGCGGCCCCAGGAAGTGGACGCGCTGCTCGCGTCGGTGGCCAAGCAGGACGTCGCACCCGAGCGGATCGTGATCGTCGGGAACGGGTGTCCGCTCCCGGAGTTCGCCGAGCGGCTGGACCTGCCCGGTGAGGTCACGGCCATCGAGGTCGACGAGAACCTCGGCTGCCCGGGCGGCCGGAACGTCGCGCTGCGGCGGCTGCGGGAGTTCGCGGACGTGGACGTCGTCGTCGAGCTGGACGACGACGGGCTGCTCATCGACCCCGATGTCCTGCGCGGGGTACGGGACCTGTACGCCGCCGAACCGCGTCTGGGCATCGTCGGGTTCCGCATCGCCGACGAGAACGGCGAGACCCAGCGGCGGCACGTCCCGAGGCTCGGCGCCAAGGACCCCATGCGCGGCGGCGAGGTGACCTGTTTCCTCGGCGGCGGCCACGCCCTCTCCATGGAGATGCTCGCGCAGACCGGGGACTGGCCCGCCGAGTTCTTCTTCGCGCACGAGGAGACCGACCTGGCGTGGCGGGCCGCCGACGCCGGCTGGACCATCCGGTACGCGCCCGAGTTGCTGCTCCAGCATCCGAAGACGTCACCCGCCCGGCACGCCATCTACCACCGCGTCACCGCCCGCAACCGCGTCTGGCTGGTCAGGCGGCGGCTGCCGCTTCCGCTCGTCCCCGTCCATCTGGCGGTGTGGATCGCCCTGACCCTCGTACGGACGCGGTCCGTCGGTGGGCTGCGGGCGTGGTTCGGCGGCTTCGTGGAAGGGCTGAGGGCTCCGGCCGGGGAGCGCAGGCCGATGCGCTGGCGGACCGTGTGGAGGCTCACGCGTCTGGGGCGGCCGCCGGTCGTCTGACGCGGCGTCGGTGCCGGTGACCGTTCGGCGGCGGGCCGTCAGGGCGGACGGCCGTGGTGATCCGGAGTGGTGAGGTCCGGTCAGGGGCGGCGGGTGCGCGGCGGCGTTCGTGGGCGTCCGCCGCCGGATGTCCTTCGCGTGCCCTGCGGGACTTTCGGACCCGGTCGCGACGGCGACACTCCCCCGAGTCGCGGCGACCTATGACGCCAACCGCGTGCCGGAGCGACCGGGTCCGATGAAGTGATCAAATCAGGCCACGCCAACCGATCGCTAACATGGGGCGAACGGTGTGGCGGGGCACGGAGTTTCGCCTGAAGGACGGCGGAGCGGCGGATTCAGGCCGCTGGGCGTCGCCGACGGGAAGAGGCGGACAGGTGGGCGGCGGGAAGCGGTCGGAGCGGGAGGCCGGGCTGCGTGGCGGTCGGTCGTCCCGGCGGTCGTCCGGCTCCTCCTCCGAACCGTCCTGCGGCCCGATATCCGCGGCACCGCCCTCCTCCGAACCGATGTCCGTCCGGCCGTCAGCGCACGCTTCTCCTCCCGGGCTCCGGTCCAGGCCCCCGTCCACACCTTCGCCCAGGTCCCCGGCCGCGCCTTCGTCCGCGCCTTCGTCCGGGGTCCCGGCCGGTTCGTTCGAGTCCTCGCCCGCGGTCTCGCCCCGGCTGCGGTTCGGGCTGCTCGGGCCGACGGTCGTGTACGGCGCCGACGGCGTCCCCCGGCCGGTCAGCAGCGCCAAGGGACGCGTCCTGCTCACCACTCTGCTCCTGGAACCGGGACGGGTCGTCTCCCTGGACGTGCTCAAGGACGCGCTGTGGGGCGGGGCTCCGCCCGCGTCGGCGCACGCCTCCCTGCAGAACCATGTCACCCGTCTGCGACGGCTCCTGGACGACCCGGACCGGCTGAGGTCGGTACCGCCCGGCTACCAACTGCGCGTCGGCGAAGGCGAGTTGGATGTCCGGGTCTTCGAGGCTCGGGTCGTGGCCGCCCGCGCGGCACACGCACGGCGCCAGTGGGGGAGGGCCGCGACCGAGGCTGTGGCGGCGCTCGCACTGTGGCGGGGTACCCCACTGGGCGGCTGGACCCCGGAGGCCGGTGGGATCCCTCTCGTCCAACGGCTGGAGGAGGCACGGCTGTTCGCGCTGGAATGCCGGTACGACGCGGAGCTGGAGCTGAGCCGAGGGGCGGCCGACCGGGGTGTACGGCTTGCCGGTCTTGCTCCCGAACTGGCCGCGCTGGTCGCCGAGTTCCCGCTGCGCGAGGCCTTTCACCGTCAGCTGATGCTGGTCCTGTACCGGACCGGGCGCCAGGCGGAGGCCCTCGCCGCACACCGTGACCTGCGCGGCAGGCTCGTCCGTGAACTCGGCGTGGAGCCGGGGGCCGCGGTACGGGAGGCGCACCTGGAGATCCTGCGGGATCCCGAGGCAGGGGCAGGGGCAGGGGCAGGGGCAGGGGCAGGAATCGGCGGGGCCGGGGTGCGTGCGGGCGGGATCGCGGAGGCCGCCACGGTCGAGGAAGGGCTGCCGGGAGCGCGTTCTCCCGGGATTCCGGCAGCCGGGACCGAGGGCGGCGCTCTCTCGCAGGGGCAGCCCGCCGATCCGGAGGCCTTCCGCGCGGGCTCCGGCGAATCGGCCCGGCCCAGGGCGCACGACACGCCGACGCCACCGGCGGAGGGCTTCCCCGCAGGTCAGGAGGAGGCCGTCCCTGCCTCCCCGGCGGATGCGCCTCGACCGGACCTTTCGGAAGCCGCCCGGACGGAGGCGCCGGGGGCCACTCGGGCGGCCCGGCCGGAAGCTCCTCGGACGGCCCCGGCCGAAGCCCTTCAGCCGGCCCCGACCGCTGGTGCCGAGGCAACGGCTCCCGGCGAAACCGCTGAAGCAACGGCCCCGACCGCGGGAGGTGAGACGGCAACCCCGACCACGGGAGGCCGGACTGCGACCCCGCCGGAGCCGGCTTCGGCCGAACCCGCCGTTGCCGTCGGCGCGGCCGGACCCGCCGCTCCCGTCGACGCGGCCGAACCCGCCGCTCCCGTCGACGCGGCCGGACCCGCCGCTCCCGTCGGACCGGCCGGATCCACCACTCCGGTCGGCTCGGCCGGAGCCGGCGCTCCTGCCCCCACGCCTGCCCAACTGCCGCCCGCACCGGTTCACTTCACAGGCCGCGAGGCAGCCGTCCAGGCGCTGCGCACCGCGCTGGTCCCGACCGGGGACGGCAGCCCGCGCGTGGCCGTCGTCAGTGGCATGGCGGGGGTCGGGAAGAGCGCGCTGGGTGTGCGGGTGGCGCACGGGCTGCGGGCGGAGTTCCCCGACGGCCAGCTGTACGTGCGCCTGCACGGGGCGACGCCGGGCGTGCCGCCGCTCACCGCCGGGCAGGCCCTCGCCGCGCTTCTCCGCGACCTGGGCACAAGGCCCCGGGACGTACCCGAACACCCGGACGCGGCGAGCGCGTTGCTCCGCTCGCTGCTGGCACCCACCCGCACCCTGCTGGTACTGGACGACGTCGCGAACGCCGCCCAGGTCCGCCCCCTGCTGCCCGCGGGCCCCGGCTGCGCCGTGATCGTCACCAGCCGCTCGCCCCTCACGGCTCTGGACGGCGCGACGCGCTTCCCGCTCGCACCGCTCTCGGACGAGGAGAGCGCCGAGCTGCTGCGCGCCGTCTCCGGGCGGGACGGCCTCGACGGTACGCACCCTCTCGTCGGCCTCACCGGCCGGCTGCCCCTCGCGCTGCGGATCGTCGCGGCCCGGCTCGCCGCCCGCCGGGTGCTCACCCCGGACGCGCTCGCCGGTCAACTGGCGGCCAGTGACGAACGGTTGCACCACCTGGAGTACGACGACCTCAGCGTGCGCCGCTCGCTCGCGGTCGCCCTCGACGCGCTGCGCGCCTCGGACCGGGAGGCCGACCGGGACGCGGCACTGGCCCTGCGCAGGATCGGCGCGCTCGACCTTCCGACGTACGGGGTCCCGCTCCTCGCGCGGCTGCTCGGCACCGGCGAACGGCGCGCCGAGGCCGCCCTCGACCGTCTCGTCGACGTGGCCCTCCTCGACGAGAGCGCGTACGGCCGCTACACCCCCCACGACCTCGTACGGGACTTCGCCCGCGAGGTGGCGGCCGAGGCGTCGGGAGAGGCGGCCGACGCGGCGGGTCAGCATGCGGCGCATCCGGACACCGCGCATCCGGACACGGCGAGTCCGGACGCCGTGGGCCCCGGCATAGCGGACCCCGGAGGGGCGGAGCTCGGCCCCATGAGCCCCGGCCTCGCTGTTCCCGATCCCGGCGATCCCACGGACATAGCCCTCCGCTGGTACATCGCCGCCGCCCGTCAGTGTGTGCTCGCCCTCGCCCCGTCCGGTGTCGACCGGGACAACCGGCTCGGCGTGACCTCCGCCGAGCGGGCGTGCGCGGCCTTCGAGGAGGGCGAGGGCGCCCCGTTCACCGCCATCACCGCGTGCGAGTCGGTTCCCCCGTTTCCCTCTTTTCCTCCTTTCGGCTCGGCCGCTGAGGCCGTCGCCTGGGGCGACCGTGAGGTGGCGAACGTCGTCGCACTCGTCGAGTGCCGTGCGGCCGCCTCCCCGCTCGTCCCCGTCCTCGTCCGCTCCCTCTTCCCGTACCTGCAGCGCCGCGGCCGGCTGCGTGAACTGGCCACGCTCGGGCGGCGGGCGCTGGAAGTGGCGCGGCGGCTCGGGGACGATGCGGCCGAGGCCGTCGCGCTCTCCGATCTGGCCGCTCTCCACTTCATGCGGGGCCAGGCCGGCGAGGCGCTCGTCCTGACCGACCAGGCACTCGCGCGCTGGCGCGGCCTCGGCGTCACGTCACGCGTCCAGCGCTGTCTGAACAACCGGGGGCTGCTGCTCGAAAGCCTGGGCCGGTACGTCGAGTGCGAGATCGCCCTGCGGGAGGGCCTCGAACTGGCACGGGAGCTGGGCGACACGGACGGTGAGGCCATCGCCTACAGCAATCTCGGCAACCTGTACGAGCACAGCGACCCGCGCGCCGCCATCGAGTGGCACGAGCGGAGCCTCGCGCTCGGGGAGGCCGTGGGCGACTCACGGGTCCGTGAGTCGGGGCACTGCAACATAGGGTTCGCCCACCTCGCGCTCGGCGAACCCGCCGGTGCCCTGGAGCACTTCGACCGCGCCCTGGACATCTCGGACGGGGTCGACTGGCAGAGCGGTTCGCAGACCCGCCTCGGCCTGGTGCGCGCGTTGCGCGACCTCGACCGTACGGAGCGGGCGGCCCGGGAGTGCGCCGCGCTGCTGGAGCGGGCCGAGCAGCGGGCGGACAGCTACACCGCCGGTCTGGCCCGCCACCAACAAGGCCTGCTGCTCCGGTCCTCGGGCCGCACCGAGGAGGCGTACGAGCAGTGGGAACTGGCCCTCGACGACCTCGACGGCACCGACAGCCCGGTCAT of the Streptomyces aurantiacus genome contains:
- a CDS encoding glycosyltransferase family 2 protein; the encoded protein is MEPRIAVAVVTMGTRPQEVDALLASVAKQDVAPERIVIVGNGCPLPEFAERLDLPGEVTAIEVDENLGCPGGRNVALRRLREFADVDVVVELDDDGLLIDPDVLRGVRDLYAAEPRLGIVGFRIADENGETQRRHVPRLGAKDPMRGGEVTCFLGGGHALSMEMLAQTGDWPAEFFFAHEETDLAWRAADAGWTIRYAPELLLQHPKTSPARHAIYHRVTARNRVWLVRRRLPLPLVPVHLAVWIALTLVRTRSVGGLRAWFGGFVEGLRAPAGERRPMRWRTVWRLTRLGRPPVV
- a CDS encoding AfsR/SARP family transcriptional regulator, with protein sequence MYGADGVPRPVSSAKGRVLLTTLLLEPGRVVSLDVLKDALWGGAPPASAHASLQNHVTRLRRLLDDPDRLRSVPPGYQLRVGEGELDVRVFEARVVAARAAHARRQWGRAATEAVAALALWRGTPLGGWTPEAGGIPLVQRLEEARLFALECRYDAELELSRGAADRGVRLAGLAPELAALVAEFPLREAFHRQLMLVLYRTGRQAEALAAHRDLRGRLVRELGVEPGAAVREAHLEILRDPEAGAGAGAGAGAGIGGAGVRAGGIAEAATVEEGLPGARSPGIPAAGTEGGALSQGQPADPEAFRAGSGESARPRAHDTPTPPAEGFPAGQEEAVPASPADAPRPDLSEAARTEAPGATRAARPEAPRTAPAEALQPAPTAGAEATAPGETAEATAPTAGGETATPTTGGRTATPPEPASAEPAVAVGAAGPAAPVDAAEPAAPVDAAGPAAPVGPAGSTTPVGSAGAGAPAPTPAQLPPAPVHFTGREAAVQALRTALVPTGDGSPRVAVVSGMAGVGKSALGVRVAHGLRAEFPDGQLYVRLHGATPGVPPLTAGQALAALLRDLGTRPRDVPEHPDAASALLRSLLAPTRTLLVLDDVANAAQVRPLLPAGPGCAVIVTSRSPLTALDGATRFPLAPLSDEESAELLRAVSGRDGLDGTHPLVGLTGRLPLALRIVAARLAARRVLTPDALAGQLAASDERLHHLEYDDLSVRRSLAVALDALRASDREADRDAALALRRIGALDLPTYGVPLLARLLGTGERRAEAALDRLVDVALLDESAYGRYTPHDLVRDFAREVAAEASGEAADAAGQHAAHPDTAHPDTASPDAVGPGIADPGGAELGPMSPGLAVPDPGDPTDIALRWYIAAARQCVLALAPSGVDRDNRLGVTSAERACAAFEEGEGAPFTAITACESVPPFPSFPPFGSAAEAVAWGDREVANVVALVECRAAASPLVPVLVRSLFPYLQRRGRLRELATLGRRALEVARRLGDDAAEAVALSDLAALHFMRGQAGEALVLTDQALARWRGLGVTSRVQRCLNNRGLLLESLGRYVECEIALREGLELARELGDTDGEAIAYSNLGNLYEHSDPRAAIEWHERSLALGEAVGDSRVRESGHCNIGFAHLALGEPAGALEHFDRALDISDGVDWQSGSQTRLGLVRALRDLDRTERAARECAALLERAEQRADSYTAGLARHQQGLLLRSSGRTEEAYEQWELALDDLDGTDSPVIEELRDLLLGQLN